A window from Desulfovibrio aminophilus DSM 12254 encodes these proteins:
- a CDS encoding sugar phosphate isomerase/epimerase family protein: MSDLRDRVQVNARFFHLAEGLLDRFLDEGLNPEIGLFAKDLDEYGPDQFREAEKALRDRGLRPTVHGPFVDLSPGSPDPLVLAATRRRFEQLVEAVDILRPRSVTCHLGFEHSRHGYFKEFWLEQSLTTWRWLARELRDRGARLMLENTFERAPEEMLPALNELSSLGVGLCLDVGHLNLFSAAKVAQWVEEAGPCLGQLHLHDNFGHRDDHLPIGQGRIDYPAVFRNLAYLPEPLTVTMEVGIEGAPLSFAALEQLWPW, from the coding sequence GTGAGCGACCTCAGGGACCGCGTCCAGGTCAACGCCCGTTTCTTCCATCTGGCCGAAGGACTCCTGGACCGCTTCCTGGACGAGGGCCTGAACCCGGAGATCGGCCTCTTCGCCAAGGATCTGGACGAATACGGCCCGGACCAGTTCCGCGAGGCCGAGAAGGCGTTGCGCGACAGGGGGCTGCGGCCCACGGTGCATGGTCCCTTCGTGGACCTCTCCCCGGGCTCGCCAGATCCGCTGGTCCTGGCCGCCACCCGCCGCCGCTTCGAGCAGTTGGTGGAGGCTGTGGATATCCTGCGGCCCCGCAGCGTGACCTGCCACCTGGGCTTCGAACACTCCCGCCACGGCTACTTCAAGGAATTCTGGCTGGAGCAGAGTCTGACGACTTGGCGCTGGCTGGCCCGCGAACTGCGCGACCGGGGCGCCCGACTCATGCTCGAAAACACCTTCGAACGCGCGCCCGAGGAGATGCTTCCGGCCTTGAATGAACTCTCCTCCCTGGGCGTGGGCCTGTGCCTGGACGTGGGGCACCTCAACCTCTTCAGCGCGGCCAAGGTCGCCCAGTGGGTCGAGGAGGCCGGGCCCTGCCTGGGCCAGCTCCACCTGCACGACAACTTCGGCCACCGCGACGACCACCTGCCCATCGGCCAGGGCCGCATCGACTACCCGGCCGTGTTCCGCAACCTGGCCTACCTGCCCGAGCCTCTGACCGTGACCATGGAAGTGGGCATCGAGGGCGCGCCCCTGAGCTTCGCCGCCCTGGAACAGCTCTGGCCCTGGTAG
- a CDS encoding DMT family transporter, whose translation MTHAIAPILFILVWSTGFVVARAVAPEADPNLFLTARFLCAAAVLALLARRAGVAWPRLRDLPRHLLAGGLLHGLYLGAGYWAVAQGLPAAIMALAGALQPPATAVLAQLFFGERPSPRSWLGMALGLGGVALAVAPGLARAGAEPVPVSAILAALVSVAGITAGTLFQKTSLARCDLRGAGAVQLLGGALVVAALALILGESHWSGSAVLWLNLGYAALALSVGGATLLVWMVRRGEAAAVTALLFLAPPLAAVQAYLFFGQALSGAQWAGFGVALAGVFLAGRR comes from the coding sequence ATGACACACGCCATCGCTCCCATCCTGTTCATCCTCGTCTGGTCCACCGGCTTCGTGGTGGCCCGGGCCGTGGCGCCCGAGGCGGACCCGAACCTTTTTCTCACGGCCCGCTTCCTCTGTGCCGCGGCGGTGTTGGCCCTGCTGGCCCGGCGTGCGGGTGTGGCCTGGCCTCGGCTCCGCGACCTGCCCCGCCATCTCCTGGCCGGGGGGCTGCTGCACGGGCTTTATCTCGGGGCTGGCTATTGGGCCGTGGCCCAGGGGCTTCCCGCGGCGATCATGGCCCTGGCCGGGGCGCTCCAGCCGCCCGCCACGGCCGTGTTGGCCCAACTGTTCTTTGGTGAACGGCCCAGCCCGCGTTCCTGGCTCGGCATGGCCTTGGGATTGGGCGGGGTGGCCCTGGCCGTGGCCCCGGGCCTGGCCCGCGCCGGGGCCGAGCCGGTTCCGGTCTCGGCGATCCTGGCGGCCCTGGTGAGCGTGGCGGGCATCACGGCCGGGACGCTGTTTCAAAAGACTTCCCTGGCCCGCTGCGACCTTCGGGGCGCGGGCGCGGTGCAGTTGCTCGGCGGCGCGCTGGTGGTCGCGGCGTTGGCTCTGATCCTGGGCGAATCACACTGGTCCGGCTCGGCCGTGCTTTGGCTCAATCTGGGCTACGCGGCCCTGGCGCTTTCCGTGGGCGGAGCCACGCTGCTGGTCTGGATGGTCCGGCGCGGCGAGGCCGCGGCCGTCACGGCGCTGCTGTTTCTGGCCCCGCCGCTGGCGGCGGTGCAGGCGTATCTGTTTTTCGGACAGGCGTTGTCCGGGGCGCAGTGGGCGGGATTCGGGGTGGCCTTGGCCGGGGTCTTCCTGGCCGGACGGCGCTAG
- a CDS encoding LysR family transcriptional regulator produces the protein MQPQDLDLDSMATLAAVVDAGGFTAASRLLNRTQSAVSAKIAALEQAAGSPLLLRSRRGVTPTPAGKTLLGYARDLLRLREEAALALNRPQASGILRLGLPDECVNALVTPLAARFAEAHPSLELEIRCDLSARLEKDLAAGNLDLAVTVREPGSLKGDLLLAVDQFWCAPPGRFPERLRPLPLALFTEGCRTRPAILAALAAAGIPSRTVFSASHVAGLVSAAAGGLALTALMADAVPQGWRRPGAKAGLPSLPRYEAALLTPPETSPGARLLAEFLLAEMRGRESAHSS, from the coding sequence ATGCAACCACAAGACCTCGACCTGGACTCCATGGCCACCCTGGCCGCCGTGGTGGACGCCGGGGGCTTCACCGCCGCGTCCCGGCTCCTGAACCGGACCCAGTCCGCCGTGAGCGCCAAGATCGCGGCCTTGGAACAGGCCGCCGGAAGCCCCCTGCTCCTGCGCTCACGCCGGGGCGTGACCCCGACTCCGGCCGGCAAGACCCTTCTGGGCTACGCCCGCGACCTGCTCCGGCTGCGCGAGGAGGCGGCCTTGGCCCTGAACCGGCCGCAGGCCTCGGGCATCCTGCGCCTGGGCCTGCCCGACGAGTGCGTGAACGCCCTGGTCACGCCCCTTGCCGCGCGCTTCGCCGAGGCCCACCCGAGCCTGGAGTTGGAAATCCGCTGCGACCTCTCGGCCCGGTTGGAGAAGGATTTGGCCGCCGGAAACCTGGACTTGGCCGTGACCGTGCGAGAGCCGGGATCGCTCAAGGGCGACCTGCTCCTGGCCGTGGACCAGTTTTGGTGCGCGCCGCCCGGCCGCTTTCCCGAGCGGCTGCGGCCCCTGCCCCTGGCGCTCTTCACCGAGGGTTGCCGGACCCGCCCGGCCATCCTGGCGGCTCTGGCCGCGGCGGGCATTCCCAGCCGCACGGTGTTCTCGGCCTCGCACGTGGCCGGGCTGGTGAGCGCGGCGGCGGGCGGCCTGGCCCTGACCGCGCTCATGGCCGACGCCGTGCCCCAGGGTTGGCGACGACCGGGAGCCAAGGCGGGTCTGCCCTCACTGCCGCGCTACGAGGCCGCACTCCTGACCCCGCCCGAAACCTCCCCGGGCGCGCGTCTGCTGGCGGAATTCCTGCTTGCCGAAATGCGGGGGAGGGAGTCGGCTCACTCCTCGTAA
- a CDS encoding DUF6125 family protein produces the protein MNLEALEHLDAEGLRGYIRSLLWQFRLVDAFWFLKTEEEHGLASAELLNERVWTKVGELGARDILQRFGPFAPGVEGFLAAYKLFPWSLMVDYRVERAGGDLIVSVPRCPAQEGRRKHGLGPYVCKHMHQAEFEAFARVISPNVRVKCLFAPPDEHPADCHCRWRFYEE, from the coding sequence ATGAATCTCGAAGCGTTGGAGCATTTGGACGCCGAGGGCCTGCGCGGGTACATCCGTTCGCTCCTCTGGCAGTTCCGTCTGGTGGACGCCTTCTGGTTCCTCAAGACCGAGGAGGAGCATGGACTGGCTTCGGCCGAACTGCTCAACGAGCGGGTCTGGACCAAGGTGGGCGAGTTGGGCGCGCGCGACATCCTGCAACGCTTCGGGCCGTTCGCTCCCGGGGTGGAGGGGTTCCTGGCGGCCTACAAGCTTTTCCCCTGGTCGCTCATGGTCGATTACCGGGTGGAGCGCGCGGGCGGCGACCTCATCGTCTCCGTGCCCCGTTGCCCGGCCCAGGAGGGCCGCCGCAAGCACGGCCTGGGGCCCTACGTCTGCAAGCACATGCACCAGGCCGAGTTCGAGGCCTTCGCCCGGGTCATCTCCCCGAACGTGCGCGTGAAGTGCCTGTTCGCGCCCCCGGATGAGCACCCGGCGGACTGCCATTGCAGGTGGCGGTTTTACGAGGAGTGA
- the arfB gene encoding alternative ribosome rescue aminoacyl-tRNA hydrolase ArfB, whose amino-acid sequence MIWINAGLAVPEDEIEFAVSRSPGPGGQHVNTTDTRVTLRFDVVNSKTLSEAQKARILARLSTRINAAGVLRVTCHSERSQKANKDLAVERFAVLLAEALKQRRVRRPTSVPRNEKRRRLEGKRLRAAVKKGRSRPGRGEE is encoded by the coding sequence ATGATCTGGATCAACGCGGGCCTCGCCGTTCCCGAGGACGAAATCGAGTTCGCCGTCTCGCGCAGTCCGGGACCGGGGGGCCAGCACGTGAACACGACGGATACCCGCGTAACCCTGCGTTTCGACGTGGTCAACTCAAAAACCCTGTCCGAGGCGCAGAAAGCCCGCATCTTGGCGCGGTTGTCCACGAGGATCAACGCCGCCGGGGTGCTGCGCGTGACCTGTCATTCGGAGCGCAGCCAGAAGGCCAACAAGGATCTGGCGGTGGAGCGCTTCGCCGTGCTCCTGGCCGAGGCCTTGAAACAACGCCGGGTGCGGCGGCCCACGTCCGTGCCCCGGAACGAGAAGCGACGGAGGCTGGAAGGCAAGCGCCTGCGCGCGGCGGTGAAGAAGGGCCGGTCTCGCCCCGGCCGGGGAGAGGAATGA
- a CDS encoding YchJ family protein gives MTQCPCGSGRDLEACCGPIVRGESPAPTAEALMRSRYAAYALNQTEHLKRSLLPEDQSKHDAEGVRQWSESATWLGLTVHSSSESGDTGEVEFTAAFELNGMRQEHHEDARFERRDGNWYYSSGHVRGADPVVKGPKVGRNDPCPCGSGKKFKKCCGA, from the coding sequence ATGACCCAGTGCCCCTGCGGCTCCGGCCGCGACCTGGAAGCCTGTTGCGGCCCCATCGTGCGCGGCGAGAGCCCCGCGCCCACGGCCGAGGCCCTCATGCGTTCGCGCTACGCGGCCTACGCGCTGAACCAGACCGAGCACCTCAAACGCTCGCTCCTGCCCGAGGATCAGTCCAAGCACGACGCCGAGGGCGTGCGCCAGTGGTCCGAGAGCGCCACCTGGCTCGGCCTGACCGTGCATTCCTCCTCGGAGTCCGGCGACACGGGCGAGGTGGAATTCACGGCGGCCTTCGAACTGAACGGCATGCGCCAGGAACATCACGAGGACGCGCGTTTCGAGCGGCGGGACGGAAACTGGTATTATTCGAGCGGTCACGTGCGCGGCGCGGACCCTGTGGTCAAGGGGCCCAAGGTGGGCCGCAACGACCCCTGCCCGTGCGGCTCGGGGAAAAAATTCAAGAAGTGCTGCGGGGCGTGA
- a CDS encoding TetR/AcrR family transcriptional regulator, producing MTKRKQDILREATRLFAESGFEGVSVAQIAKAAGVSQGAVFRHFPSKDKLLHHIFREVRESFLEEIDQDFAFSAKESGRDMVLRLALFFCRFYEKREVEFEFIHRNNPFRMPGVGDSCKKEIERIQEKMRELLHIGLSLGVRDGSIREMDVERGAILILGGIGGTVRQRLFMDFHLQDMEEDLLNFMDSALRP from the coding sequence ATGACCAAACGAAAACAGGACATTCTCCGCGAAGCCACGCGTCTCTTCGCGGAATCCGGATTCGAAGGCGTGTCCGTGGCCCAGATCGCCAAAGCCGCGGGAGTCTCCCAGGGGGCCGTCTTCCGCCACTTTCCCAGCAAGGACAAGCTACTGCATCACATATTCCGGGAGGTCCGCGAATCCTTCCTGGAGGAGATCGACCAGGACTTCGCCTTCTCGGCCAAGGAATCCGGTCGGGACATGGTCCTGCGCTTGGCGCTCTTCTTCTGCCGGTTCTATGAGAAACGAGAAGTGGAATTCGAGTTCATCCACCGCAACAATCCGTTCCGCATGCCGGGCGTCGGCGATTCCTGCAAAAAGGAAATCGAACGGATTCAGGAAAAGATGCGCGAACTGCTGCACATCGGCCTGAGTCTCGGCGTCCGTGACGGCAGCATCCGCGAAATGGACGTGGAGCGCGGGGCGATCCTCATCCTGGGCGGCATCGGCGGCACGGTGCGCCAACGCCTGTTCATGGACTTCCATCTCCAGGATATGGAGGAGGACCTGCTGAATTTCATGGACTCCGCCCTGCGCCCCTGA